In Paractinoplanes brasiliensis, the following proteins share a genomic window:
- the rplE gene encoding 50S ribosomal protein L5 has product MTAATETKTLPRLKDKYRNEVVAGLKEQYNYANPMQIPGLVKVVVNMGVGEAARDAKLIDGAVRDLTTITGQKPLVRRATKSIAQFKLREGMPIGAKVTLRGDRMWEFLDRLLSIALPRIRDFRGLDGRKLDGHGNYTFGLTEQSVFHEIDQDRIDRPRGMDITVVTTAKTDDEGRALLKLLGFPFKEN; this is encoded by the coding sequence ATGACTGCCGCCACCGAGACCAAGACGCTGCCCCGTCTCAAGGACAAGTACCGCAACGAGGTTGTCGCGGGCCTGAAGGAGCAGTACAACTACGCCAACCCCATGCAGATCCCCGGCCTGGTCAAGGTCGTCGTGAACATGGGTGTCGGCGAGGCCGCGCGGGACGCGAAGCTGATCGACGGCGCCGTCCGTGACCTCACCACCATCACCGGTCAGAAGCCGCTGGTGCGGCGGGCGACCAAGTCCATCGCGCAGTTCAAGCTGCGCGAGGGCATGCCGATCGGCGCGAAGGTCACCCTCCGCGGCGACCGGATGTGGGAGTTCCTGGACCGGCTGCTCTCGATCGCGCTGCCGCGTATCCGTGACTTCCGCGGTCTGGACGGTCGCAAGCTCGACGGCCACGGCAACTACACGTTCGGTCTGACCGAGCAGTCGGTGTTCCACGAGATCGACCAGGACCGGATCGATCGTCCGCGGGGCATGGACATCACGGTGGTCACGACCGCCAAGACCGACGACGAGGGCCGGGCGCTGCTCAAGCTCCTGGGCTTCCCGTTCAAGGAGAACTGA